A genomic segment from Triticum dicoccoides isolate Atlit2015 ecotype Zavitan chromosome 1A, WEW_v2.0, whole genome shotgun sequence encodes:
- the LOC119267246 gene encoding soluble starch synthase 2-1, chloroplastic/amyloplastic-like isoform X5 — MRSVRFCVNGVYGWPAVLRGWTKRGSRKCLCAAGAHDDAVNQVGEDADHDDDDVRVSNEALRATIRKSREVLAMHRDLLDQISEKKKLISVIEASSIHNGQEPFSGSPFSRSDAVSEGEEIGYDLQMYLDRRSQKSEIRSTHGESISGQHEYYGSLEDKLSYTDVNGSYSKVSYVHYLYKTFSSAATNVYEPQSVNGMEQDYEKGHSVTEEIDDNSSSSAAVDVMNIILVAAECAPWSKTGGLGDVAGALPKALSKRGHRVMAIVPMYGNYEEPRQIGEPKRYQVAGQDMEVKYYHAYIDGVDFVFIDNPIFHNVESEIYGGDRTDILKRMILLCKAAVEAPWCVPCGGFCYGDGNLVFIANDWHTALLPVYLKAYYRDNGFMIYARSVLVIHNIAHQGRGPLDDFSYLDLPSNYLDLFKHHDPFGGDHLNIFAAGIKAADRLLTVSHGYAWELKTPEGGWGLHGIINESDWKFQGIVNGIDTTDWNPRCDVHLKSDGYSNYSLVTVETGKAQCKAALQKELGLPVRGDVPVIAFIGRLDNQKGVDLIAEAMPWIAGQDVQVILLGTGRQDLEDTLRRLESQHYDRVRGWVGFSVRLAHRMTAGTDILLMPSRFEPCGLNQLYAMMYGTVPVVHAVGGLRDTVQHYNPYEEAGLGWTFENAEANRMIDALGHCLNTYRNYKSSWEGLRRRGMMQDLSWDTAAKRYEEVLVAAKYQW, encoded by the exons ATGCGATCG GTGAGGTTTTGCGTCAATGGTGTCTATGGGTGGCCGGCGGTACTCAGGGGTTGGACTAAAAGGGGGTCGAGAAAGTGTTTATGCGCCGCTGGGGCACATGACGACGCTGTGAATCAAGTTGGCGAGGATGCCgaccacgacgacgacgatgtccgTGTTTCCAATGAGGCCCTCCGCGCCACCATCCGGAAGAGCAGAGAGGTGCTGGCGATGCACAGAGATCTACTTGATCAG ATATCAGAAAAGAAGAAGCTCATCTCTGTTATTGAGGCCAGCTCCATTCATAATGGGCAAGAGCCATTCAGTGGTAGTCCCTTTTCACGCTCGGATGCAGTTTCAGAGGGCGAAGAGATTGGCTATGATCTTCAGATGTACCTTGACAGGCGTTCACAGAAATCCGAAATCCGTTCAACTCATGGAGAATCTATTAGTGGCCAGCATGAATACTATGGAAGTTTAGAAGACAAACTTTCCTACACTGATGTTAATGGATCATATAGCAAGGTCAGCTATGTTCACTATCTGTACAAAACTTTCTCTAGTGCTGCTACTAACGTATATGAACCACAATCTGTTAATGGTATGGAGCAGGATTATGAAAAGGGACACTCAGTTACTGAGGAAATAGATGACAattcatcttcttcggccgctgtaGATGTTATGAATATCATATTGGTAGCTGCAGAATGTGCTCCTTGGTCGAAAACAG GTGGACTTGGGGATGTTGCCGGAGCTTTGCCTAAGGCTTTGTCAAAGAGAGGTCATCGTGTCATG GCGATAGTACCAATGTATGGGAACTATGAAGAACCTCGCCAAATAGGAGAACCAAAGAGGTACCAGGTCGCAGGGCAG GATATGGAGGTAAAATATTATCATGCATACATAGATGGCGTGGATTTTGTGTTTATCGACAATCCTATCTTCCACAATGTTGAGAGTGAAATTTATGGTGGAGACCGAACA GATATCTTGAAACGAATGATCTTATTGTGCAAAGCAgctgtagag GCTCCATGGTGTGTTCCATGTGGTGGTTTTTGCTACGGCGATGGAAATCTTGTATTCATAGCAAATGACTGGCACACTGCATTACTGCCTGTTTATTTGAAGGCTTATTATCGTGACAATGGTTTCATGATATATGCCCGCTCTGTCCTTGTGATACACAATATAGCACATCAG GGCCGTGGCCCCTTGGACGATTTCAGTTACCTGGATTTGCCCAGTAACTACTTGGACCTTTTCAAACATCACGACCCATTTGGAGGTGATCATCTAAACATATTTGCTGCTGGAATTAAAGCTGCGGACCGTTTACTTACTGTTAGCCATGGTTATGCATGGGAGCTCAAAACGCCTGAAGGTGGTTGGGGCCTTCATGGGATCATTAATGAAAGTGATTGGAAATTCCAAGGCATTGTAAATGGTATCGATACCACTGATTGGAATCCTAGGTGTGATGTCCACCTGAAATCAGATGGATACAGCAACTATTCTCTGGTAACTGTTGAAACAGGTAAAGCACAGTGTAAAGCGGCATTGCAGAAAGAGCTTGGTCTCCCGGTTCGTGGGGATGTTCCTGTGATTGCTTTCATCGGACGGCTAGACAATCAAAAAGGCGTAGACCTGATAGCAGAAGCAATGCCATGGATAGCTGGTCAAGATGTACAGGTAATACTGCTGGGTACCGGGAGGCAAGACCTTGAAGACACACTGAGGAGGCTTGAAAGCCAGCACTACGACCGTGTTAGGGGTTGGGTTGGTTTCTCTGTCAGGTTGGCTCATCGTATGACCGCAGGAACTGATATACTGTTGATGCCGTCAAGGTTCGAGCCTTGCGGGTTGAACCAGCTCTATGCAATGATGTATGGGACCGTGCCGGTGGTGCATGCGGTGGGTGGCCTTCGAGACACCGTCCAGCACTACAATCCATATGAGGAGGCTGGGCTTGGTTGGACTTTTGAAAATGCGGAAGCAAACAGGATGATCGATGCGCTGGGGCACTGCCTGAACACGTACAGGAACTACAAGTCTAGCTGGGAGGGACTCCGGAGGAGAGGGATGATGCAGGACCTAAGCTGGGACACTGCTGCTAAACGCTATGAGGAGGTTCTTGTTGCTGCCAAGTATCAGTGGTGA